CCATTGGATTCACACTGATCATGCAGagctttttagatttttatcATAAGGAATTAGGATGGTAGAAGTCTGTCCAGAAATCAGAATGAATGTGAGATTAAACTCATATCTCTAGCATCAGGATTTTACCAACAGGACCAGTTGGCACCCTCCAGAATTTTCCCAATGAAAGCATGCACGAGATCTCCTTGTCAATTCCATTTGAGCTTGAGACCATGTAAAACAAAAAGCACAAGCGACCCCCACTTGTGAGAGGAGGCTTGTGCTAATCCGCATCTTTCGAGTGGACGAGAAATGAGAAGCCCACATCACATGCCACGTTCTTATCCATTTGGCGGCCTCCCACCAATGCCAATCCAAGCCGCCATCCCATCACGGCACCATCCATGGCTCCTGCTGCTTCTGAGCCGGAACCACGTCAAGGTCCAAAAGGTGGTTCTAGCGACCACTTCCTGGCACCCGAGTATAATCGCCTTTTGGTTCGAAACATTCGAGCTATAATGAATGATGATGTTGCCTTTCAGGCTAAACACGTGTTTAGATAGGCGAATTAGACTGCGGATAGGCTGGAGAAAAGGAATTATCTAAAACGCTTGTTATTTTTTGATCTTATTGAATGTATCTGTACTAGAACAGTATGAATCATACGTTttagcaataaaaaaaaaagtatcatGTAATGCAAGACGGCGCGTAGGATATGAAGATGACGAGATGGAAAGCGAGTGCTGGAATCTTATAGACTACAAATGATATAAGGTAGATGCTTAATTCAACAGGATGGATTAATTATTTGCTAAAAAATATATGGGATATATTGTGTATATTCTTAGCTTATGTTAACAATATTATTGCTTGTATTTGCCCCTCCTGGCCCCCAACttcctttattttctatttaataCATTCCAAAACATTGCAGAGCGAAGGATTACCATCAGGATGGATCAAACCATCAGATGAATCAATTATAACCCTTAAATGTTGGCAAAATAAGGATAGGCAGAACATTAACTATGATCCTTGGATTGCGCTTGGACTTTCCACCGGCTATAACAGATTATCATGAGAGAAATAAGAAgcattaattctataataaatagtaggcaaaaaattttaaaaaaattatcctaGGTACATTATAGAAAGCACAGAGTCTTCCCATGATACAATAAAACCGTTATCCATCTCCAATAGGGTGGCACAATCTAAAAATGCAAAATGCAGTAGTAGTATAGTTATCTTTGCCTTGAATCACGTTTTCTTGCAAAAAATTGTGTTACTCTTCAAATGATGGCATTCTTTTTCACAAAACTCCTGCACATTCTCCTTTCAGTGCAACAAAGGCGTCATATCTGTCTCAAATAGTGTACCAAGTCTTGAAATGCAACAATGCAACAAAGTAGTCATCTGTTTTGAATAGCAGGTCAGTCATAATGCAATGGTTATGTGAGCAaggaaaatataataatatcaaaaaATGAACAATGGCATGCACTTTCATGCTCTTCATGATGTGTTTTCCATTGCAGTTAGTTTTGTGGTCACAAAGAATGGGAAGGAATTTCTTCCTATATATTAGCTGAACCATCCACTTGTAGAGAAACCAAATAATCCCTGAGGCACTGCCTCAgctgaagaagaaaggaaagtaaaaaaataaaaaaacaagaaaaataagaCCTTTATCCCCATATACTGTATTTTGTTTGTTAAGCAGGCAGTATACTCCATTGCTGAATCCACATTTTTATGTGATCTTAATGTATGTTCAAATCTATTATGTTCATGAATCATATGCACATATTATACGTCAGATTAAATGGTAAATTCTATTTTACATCTCGATGATGTCCCCTTCATGGTAGATTCATTTTATTATTGCAGACGACTTACTTCTCAAGCTTGTACTGATACTAAATATCGGAAAATAAAGCCCCCAGGCATCAACACTGAAGTTTCAGAAAAGTATTCCCAATTTCCTCTTGCCCTAGTTCTGCATCTTAACATCTAGTTCTCCGATCAAAATCCATCCAGTTGCCTGGTGGTAAAGATTTTCGACACAAGATGcgaacacaaatcctacttattCAATGAATTCAAATGCACCCATAAACCTCTTATCTTAGTAACCAAAGAAAGCGGTTAGCTATGGCTAACTATCAAGAAAATCCAAAACTCCTAGATCTCGAACAAACCCCATGACGACTCCACAAATTTTGCATTACTAAGCAACAACAACGCGGAAAACTAAAAAccaaaataaataacaaacaactCTCTCGCCAAAATCAGTGAACTTCTCTCTCGGGGCATGAATGAACTCTCTGTACTCCGCCAGCCCATCCTCCGTCTTGTGAAGCTGCAACACCAACGGTCATTGCAGATCACGTCACAAAACCGATTCCTGTTTCCAGACAAATGGATCCAGAGGCAAACCAAAGAAACAAAGGCACAAGAAGTCATTCAAGAAGAAAAGATCTCCCTCCCTCGCCGCCGTAGACACGGCTAGGTATACATCACCtgattgggaaaaaaaaaacatcgcgGAACAAGCTGGAGCTGTCTACGAATCTCTCATAATGCTTCTTTCCATACTCTGTTTTTAGCCCAAATAATCAACACACATAACCAACTTTTCTTACTCTAAGCAGCACATCAACACAGCTGAAATCAACATCAAGCCAGCTCGAGTGAATAGTGAATAACACAAATACGAATCTGAAATTACAATAATATTCACAACCTtggtaagagaaaaaaaagaagccatAACACTGCCAAGAATTACAAAACGACGAGAAAACAAGGATTCACCAACCTATACAACCAAAGACGACCTATCTTATCGGAAAGGTTAGCCAACTTCAGCATCACTTCATTAATTCACTACAACTGTCAAAAGTCAGATGCAGACCGACCTCTTCTTCCAATTATGTTCCATCACAGAATGGATGATATGATCAGGCCTTAGGTGCTGGTCTTGAACTAAAAATCAACAAAGAAAATATTGGGGAGCAAAGAGGTGGAGAAGAAAGCCTGTTCCAATGATTCCTTGCTACATCGGATTCTGGTATATCATCATTGAACATTACGCATCAACCCACTTCGAGGCACATTTCTGAATTCACAGCAAACAAACAATTTCAGTATAAAACAGAACAGTGATCAAAATTTTCAACACCTACACATCAATATATGGGTTCGCGCAATGAAAACAATATTCACTTCACAGGCAGTTAAACCTGTACATTGAATTTGGTTTGCAGCAAATAGCATTGTTACTGAAAGATAAAAACAACCAGACTCTTGGCTTTTACTATATACCTGaaagatttgaaaaaaaaattcatttgcACTCTGCTCATGGATTTCATGGACTAGCAGACAGCATTCTTCAACATATTTTGTTCTCCCAAGCCATCAAGCTCAGAAGGATGAAAGCATCTACTATGAAACTCAATGTATTGTAGCCATGTACAATGAAATATGGCATGTGGCAAGTGATCCTATCAAACCAAACTCATATTCATTGATTATCTACAAAATATCTAGATGCATTGACGTCAATCAACTTTAATTCAATAGAATAAATACAATCATTTTCTCCTCAGTATAGAATTGGAGGGCTTTGTCTACACACATAAAAAGCAATTGAAAGTTTCCTAAGAAGTTGAAGTACTTGTGAATAGAGTTTTCATGCTCATAAAACTGACTGAAGCATCCATGAAGGACAAAAGAAATCATACTTAGATATGGTTGGATTCAAAGACGTACCGACCCGTACTAGGTTGAAACCGGCACGCAATCATGCCTCAGCTCAGTTTAGGGCCCGAATTGGGCAGTACCGACCTGAACCGAGCTGAACGGCCCAATTTAGCTCAATTTAAGGAGGTTCGGCCACCTTTTCCACCTTAATAATTGAGGGGGAGGCAGAGAAGGCCTCGCATGCTTTCTCTGCCTCTTCCACTCTATTTTGCTTCTGAAAATCTGCGAgaaaactcaaaaagaaaaagcaaattCTTACCGAATTCAAGCCAAAATTGAGGTCAaattcctctctcctctctcctctcttcctctctccctcttttttttattttgaggcCTAAAATAGACCAAAAATAAGATCTTGCCAAATTTTTTTCTGGCATGATTTCATAATATGTTGCAAATCTAAGATTGATCTCCACAATGCCGAAAAAATTGTGATCACTAATCATgtaatttttatattaaaaatatattttttggattgtaaataataaaaaataaaatagtattCAAAAAATTCTGTAAAATTGATAGCATGCTCGAAGGTAAGAATGCTACTTGCTATCTCAATTTGGTAGCAATTTACTTAGATTTGGAATACACAAACCTAAGCTcgaatttaaataaatttaaaaaataagtgGTTGGGGCATAAAGTCAAGTCCACCAATGATCGTCCACTTCATGTGGGAAGTTCAGAAATACTCATGCATTGGTGGACTTGATTTTAGATCCTGAAATACCTGTCACCTTAATGAGTGACCAATTGATGAACCAAAGATCAGCTTATCTCGACCAAGATGTAAGGTTGGGGaatttttggaaagagttgaGATATTACAAAATCTTGGCCAATTTACTGGAACCAAAATATTGGTATCTCAGCCGAAACAGAAAAACCAGGATTGGAAAATGCATTGCAGCTTTGATTtgatatttattaattaataagcaCATTTACAGTAGTAGAAGATAGATTggaaaatcttggccaggatgTTGATATTGTATCTACCAACATCTTTAGATATATCAGTTCATATTGCCAAAATAATAAGAGCCAAAATTTTCGATGTATCATATCACTGGGTGCCTCATACTTATTAAACTGATATTTTGGCCAAGATCTCGGCCAAAACAAAAACCTTGTCTCCACTCTATGCAATCTTCGGTTAAAAACACTTTTATATTTGTTCAGGTTGCTAAATTATATTTGGGATCCCGAAGTTCAGACATTTCACTAAGACCAAGCAACTTGCATGGGTTCATCAGACTGATTTGTCATCTCCAGCAAGGGAGAGCATTTTGCAAAGGACAATTATACCTTTGAGGTAATGGGACAAGTTCTACATTATCAGGTTCTAAAGCTGACCGGCATAGAGGATAAGTAATCAAAGagcggaaaaaaaaagggagacagGGGGTGTGCAGGGCAAACTACTATGGTCCCCTCATTGAGTCCTTGTCATTTTTACAAGCTTAGTTTTCAAGTAACCCATGCAACAGATCTTGAGGATGAAGCATATTCAGGAGATACTGGAAAGAACCAAAACATGCTCTAGATTCAGAGACATTAACTTACCATCCACGAGTTGCAACATGGATGGTTTTACAGGCAGCATCAAGGAGAACAGTGAGTGTGTCACTTGAAATATACTACAGTCAAATAAACAGAATAAATGGATGTCCATCAAAATGATATGTTGTGTAAGAAGGGTGATTAGCTATGGAAGGAAAGAGGTTACTGTGGGAAACTAATAATAAGCTTGAGGAAAAGAAAATTGGTTCATGCAGCATTCTTTGCAAGGTGAATAACCATGCTTGCCATTCGGAGTCACAAGAAGAGTATCATGCATTGGCTATCTTTAGTGGAGCTTGTCTATAAATACCGAGTTACTACAAGATGGGCGAAAGATACACCAGTTGCAAGTTAAAGTCAGATTTTTGTCATTTAAAAGTAGGAAAAAACATAAGGACACAAAACACATCTTACTAAATTTTTGGTCATTGCTGGACAatgacaataaaataaatttacaaTTGTCCTATGACTTGTCGTAATATGGAGCTAAGAATCAATCCTCAACTACGTATCACCAAGGAAAACTGATGCATGTCAGTGCTGGTCGATCAGCTAGCCTCAGGGGTCAGCTACGACTAAGGCCACATTCAAAAGGCATAAGCTACTCATTTTAATGATAACTGGGTGCAAAAACAATATATACTACAAAGAGGTTCAACTTATATCTGATGACAAGCAAGGAAAATGAAGTTCAGGGCTTGCAGGAAATGCATCAAAAAAGGTCACAAAAAGTCATCAATGAGAACAAATGAAATGTACAGTTTCTTAAAAGTTGGGCCAATTAACAGCAAACATCATGCGCTAACGATATTAGACCAATTTATTTAGCATACCTCCCTGGGAGCAGCTGGGAACTATTTACAGGACCCCTGGAACTGCCAAGCCGCCTGGCCCTATTATCTTGGTCTTTCTCTGTTCGCATGGCAGCCACCTCCTTCTCCATAGCAGCTACTTCCCTTCTCATTTTCTTGGCCTCCACTTCCATTGCTTTTGTCAATGTATCAACCTTCTTTGCCAGCATCTGCATCTCAAAAGGTTAGCACAAGATATTAAACAAGTTTCACAGTGGCTTTATATGTTAGAATGCCAAAAGGACTCTTACCTCGATTGCATCATCCTTGTCCTTCAGGATTTGATCTTTTTCATGACATGCTTTTCTCAGGGTGATCACCTCCTTTTGCAGCATGTCATACAACAATCCAGAGACACAATCATCTGTATCAACATTGGGGAGCTCATTGGGTTTCTCGTCTGAATTTTCCTTCCAACTGCCATGTGTCTCATTATCTCTTGTTGCATCAGAAGATTTGTTCAGTGAGAGACCAGATCCATTTGCAAAGACTTTACTACGATCCAATGACCTAGTGCCACCATCAAATGACTTTGATGTCCCTTTGGCATATTTGAGTACTGCACTTGTGCTGCTAGATAGCGAAGATCTCGACTGAAAAGATGGCCTCTTAGAAAGAAAGCCATTAGGAGAACTCTTGGAAATATTCTCTGCACCACCAAGGGACTGGCGACGTGAAGGACCATTACTGACACTCCTTCCCTCTACATTGGTGCGGTTGCTACCATTGGCAGACATTCTCAATCCCTCTTCTAATACCTTAATTCGCAACTGGTATTTTTCCTGAGAAGTTTAAAAGAATAAGTTATCGTCTATTTTTCATTACAGATAAAATGTCaactaatgtttttttttttctgtaaaaTCGGTTCACGGGATATAAAGTACAAATGAGACATGAAGGTATGGTTAGGTGTTTTACTTTTAACTGAGCTTCGGATCGTGCAGCGCGTTCTGAAATAGCAAGCTTATCCCGAAGTTGCTGCATCTCTCCCTGTAATGGAAGCTAAGGCTGATGATATATATTCCATAAACATATTGGTTGACAAAAACCACATACAAAAATGTATGactaaaagataagaataattcTGAGAAGCAAGAAACGTCCGCTAACATGACATCCCTAATTAGACCGTGAAGTAAATGATCCAGCGGTTACTGTCTACCTGCATGAATCTTCGCTCCTCAAGCCACTGTCTGACAGgcattactttgtcattagcatCTTTCCATTCATTTGCAACTACAACTGCAACCCGATTAGCTGTAACCTTCGCACGGGCTAGTTCCCGGTCTAGGGTTTTCATCTCTTCCTAAGCAAATATGTGCGAACACATATAGACATAAAGGTTAATGAGTGATGAGAATAGCATTATACATATTTTCAAGCATTGTTAAAAGACTAAAAGCAAGCAAGGTTCCAGAAATTTCTAGAGCTCTATAAGTATTATGGCAGCAAAATATATTACATTCATCTCCTGAACTTTCCGCTGGTAATCTCTGACAGCATTTGCAGCAGCACCACCTGCAAGAACAGCCTCTTCTAGCTCCTTTACTGTCTGGCTAAGCTTTTCAACCTCAGCAACCTTTTGGCGGTGCATTTTATCCAGAATCTTGTTTTCTTCCtaaagaatgcagaatggacaAATAGAAAAGCAAATTTGTTTTAACTTCGCAATCAGAAATCCCAATCCTCGCTCCAAAATTTGAGAGGTTACATGGAACGGCTTGTTGAGGGATACCTGACAGATTTCAATCTGTTTCATCAACTCCTGGTTCTTGTTTTGTAAATCATCCACCATAGAAGCCTTTGCCAGTGCAATCTGAACAGTCCTTTCTGCTTCTAGTAGAGCTGCTTCCTTTGATTTTGTAAGACGATCCAATGCCCTGTTGTCATCCTGCAGTTTTGCAAtctgcaaaaaaaagaaaaaaagaaaaaaaagggtgaCTGTAAAATactgtcatttttcccataTATCCCATGGATATACATATGATATTAGGATGCAGGCAGATATCCCCTCACTCACCAGTGAAATAGCCTCAAATATTTCATTTTTCAGGATACAAGATCCTACAGTGTCAAAAAAATATCAAGTTGTAGAAGGGTCCATGGGTTGCTGTTTGTTCATGACAAGATATATAGAATATCAAtaaatatggaaaaaaaaacttctatGACCTTCTCCCTTTATAAAGATCGAAGGGAAATTGCCAGCTTAATCTTCATTAGTTGCAAGGCTACACCTTGATACCTACAACCCAAGAATAAAATCAAGTTCCAAGAGCAAAATGAAACCAGACTGCCAAGATGGCAACCACTTTAGGACAAACATCTAAACTACACTAAGAAAAGTGAGTTGGGGTCGTTGGGTCTGTCAAATTTGCCCTTAcatggaaattaattaattcaaagaATTTTTTATTACATGGTAACTAAGAGTTGGGAAGTATTGGAAAGAAAATCCTGTTAAAGAGATAATGCCCATTTGCTTAACTCTCTCTCCTATGTTTATAACCAATCTAATTTCTTCCCCAATTTCCTCTCTCTCCAAATCAATTTGAATTCTGATGATAGATCTTCTTTTTCTAAGTGCAAAACAGAAGATGCCTGTATACTGGTAtagacaaaagaaagaaagaaagctaacATAACCAGAAACCCAAACATCAAAAGTGCCAGCCAAAAAAGACAAGTCGCCACTTTACAATAGACCAGTTCCCCAATAAAACATACAAACTTTTAAAAGCTAAAATGTTAGAGCATGGTTCCTTTGTGGCGCATGCATGATAGGCCTATGCAGCCAGGGGCGCTGCTCAATTCATGCATGGAACCACATGCAGCGTGGGACCCTGAGACACAGGCTAATCACCATGCTAGCTGTGCAACCACAAACAGGAGCTTAGGCAATTGGGCGCAGATAAACTGCACTCTCACAATAAAAGAGgcacaaataataaaaagaagatGAGAGAGAGCAAGAAAAATCTTTCAGAAAATCCACGAAACAGCAAATAATAAGTCAAAAGCTTCAAGCATTAATTTCTATTGGTTATGACATTAGGggaataaaaagaaataaagaagaacACAGATATGCAGTAAGTTCAAGTAAATTTATCGATATAAGTTGGAGATGAAGGGTCGGAGAATATTTAACGTTGCAGTTAGCAAATCACAGGTACGACTGGTTCTTAGTTATTTGGGTAAATATGAGATTTGGTACAGGTGGAGATGATGATGCGGCATATGGTACCTCTTGGCGAGCTAGCTTCAGCTCTGCCTCAAGTGGTGCAAGAATGGCTTCAATGGGGGGCATGTCATCATCCTTTTGAGCTGCATGAACTCTTCTAAGTGTAGCCTCTGCTGCAAACTGAGCGGCCAAGGCCGCTTTCTTCTCATCATTTATCTTCTTAACTTCAAGATTCTGCAAAGGCACTTCATCATAAACAACTGGCTAaaaatggaaaatcataataataatatggaaaaagaaaattaagacATTTTGTGCAGTACCTTGTTTTCTAAAAGCGATTCAGTTAGCTTTAGTTTTTCTTCGGCCTTAGCCAATTCTTCCGTCAGCTgacacaagaaaaagaaaaatcagaatgcaTTCCACAATAATTAGACAAGCTCATTTTTTTATCCTTTGTCTTAAATTAGAGAACAAAGGAATATTGTTCAAATAAAATCGtaataataaaatgataatAACACTGAAAATGTTGGGTGCTGAAAAGTACCGTTTTGCCAGTGCAGGGCAAAATAAACAGCAGGGACAAAAATTACTAACTAATTAGTGGTCAACCGAAAATCAGCTTAAGCTATGTTGAAATCCAAATCCAC
This is a stretch of genomic DNA from Phoenix dactylifera cultivar Barhee BC4 chromosome 9, palm_55x_up_171113_PBpolish2nd_filt_p, whole genome shotgun sequence. It encodes these proteins:
- the LOC103701174 gene encoding microtubule-associated protein 70-1-like, which codes for MMADLSSGGGEGHGAETGGGNAPMAAPVVLTASASFKGEGKAGPALRRRPSIKPTLEAEEFINMLHGSDPVRVELSRLENEVRDKDRELGEAQAEIKALKLSERAREKAVEELTEELAKAEEKLKLTESLLENKNLEVKKINDEKKAALAAQFAAEATLRRVHAAQKDDDMPPIEAILAPLEAELKLARQEIAKLQDDNRALDRLTKSKEAALLEAERTVQIALAKASMVDDLQNKNQELMKQIEICQEENKILDKMHRQKVAEVEKLSQTVKELEEAVLAGGAAANAVRDYQRKVQEMNEEMKTLDRELARAKVTANRVAVVVANEWKDANDKVMPVRQWLEERRFMQGEMQQLRDKLAISERAARSEAQLKEKYQLRIKVLEEGLRMSANGSNRTNVEGRSVSNGPSRRQSLGGAENISKSSPNGFLSKRPSFQSRSSLSSSTSAVLKYAKGTSKSFDGGTRSLDRSKVFANGSGLSLNKSSDATRDNETHGSWKENSDEKPNELPNVDTDDCVSGLLYDMLQKEVITLRKACHEKDQILKDKDDAIEMLAKKVDTLTKAMEVEAKKMRREVAAMEKEVAAMRTEKDQDNRARRLGSSRGPVNSSQLLPGRNVPRSGLMRNVQ